The Oncorhynchus nerka isolate Pitt River linkage group LG12, Oner_Uvic_2.0, whole genome shotgun sequence genome includes a region encoding these proteins:
- the LOC115138535 gene encoding E3 ubiquitin-protein ligase pellino homolog 2, translating to MFSPSQEEQCAPTKDPIKYGELVVLGYNGSLPNGDRGRRKSRFALYKRSKANGVKPSTVHILNTPQASKAVNCKGQHSISYTLSRNQTVVVEYCHDKDTDMFQIGRSTESPIDFVVTDTVSGSQEGEETPITQSTISRFACRVVCERVLPYTARIYAAGFDSSKNIFLGEKAAKWKNPDGHMDGLTTNGVLVMHPRGGFTEESKPGVWREISVCGDVYTLRETRSAQTRGKLVECESNVLQDGSLVDLCGATLLWRTADGLFHTPTQKHLEALRQEINAARPQCPVGLNTLAFPSMQRSRALSSLEDKQPWVYLACGHVHGYHNWGHRSEQEPSAQRECPMCRTVGPYVPLWLGCEPAFYVDVGAPTHAFVPCGHVCSEKSAKYWAEIPLPHGTHAFHAACPFCATQLCLTQGCAKLIFQGPID from the exons GTACAATGGCTCCCTCCCGAACGGAGACCGGGGCCGAAGGAAAAGCCGCTTTGCCCTGTACAAGAGAAGCAAAGCCAACGGTGTTAAACCCAGCACCGTCCATATCCTCAACACACCACAGGCCAGCAAG GCGGTGAACTGCAAAGGGCAGCACAGTATTTCCTACACTCTGTCCAGGAACCAGACAGTAGTGGTGGAATACTGCCATGACAAAGACACAGACATGTTTCAG ATTGGCCGCTCCACAGAGAGTCCCATAGACTTTGTGGTGACGGACACTGTGTCTgggagtcaggagggagaggagacgccCATCACCCAGAGCACCATCTCGCGCTTCGCCTGTCGTGTCGTCTGTGAGAGGGTCCTGCCCTACACCGCCCGCATCTATGCTGCTGGCTTTGACTCCTCCAAGAACATCTTCCTGGGG GAAAAAGCCGCCAAGTGGAAGAACCCGGATGGTCACATGGACGGGCTGACAACCAATGGAGTGCTGGTGATGCACCCCAGGGGTGGGTTCACAGAGGAGTCCAAACCGGGTGTATGGAGGgagatctctgtgtgtggagatgTTTACACCCTGAGAGAGACCCGTTCTGCTCAGACCCGCGGCAAACTG GTGGAGTGTGAGAGCAACGTGCTGCAGGACGGTTCCCTGGTAGACCTATGTGGCGCCACCCTGCTGTGGCGCACAGCTGATGGCCTCTTCCACACACCCACCCAGAAGCACCTGGAGGCCCTGCGGCAGGAGATCAACGCAGCGCGCCCCCAGTGCCCTGTGGGCCTCAACACCCTGGCTTTCCCCAGCATGCAGCGCAGCCGCGCTCTCTCCTCCCTGGAGGACAAGCAGCCCTGGGTCTACCTGGCCTGTGGCCACGTGCACGGCTACCACAACTGGGGCCACCGCTCGGAACAGGAGCCCAGCGCCCAGCGGGAGTGCCCCATGTGCCGGACCGTGGGCCCCTACGTGCCGCTGTGGCTGGGCTGTGAGCCCGCCTTCTACGTGGATGTGGGCGCCCCCACACACGCCTTTGTGCCGTGCGGACACGTGTGCTCAGAGAAGTCGGCAAAGTACTGGGCGGAGATCCCTCTGCCCCATGGCACCCACGCCTTCCACGCCGCCTGCCCATTCTGTGCCACCCAGCTCTGCCTCACCCAGGGCTGTGCCAAGCTCATCTTCCAGGGCCCCATTGACTGA